A stretch of Vigna angularis cultivar LongXiaoDou No.4 chromosome 4, ASM1680809v1, whole genome shotgun sequence DNA encodes these proteins:
- the LOC108341909 gene encoding putative HVA22-like protein g isoform X1: protein MIGSFITRVLVMVFGYAFPAYECYKAVEKNRPEIEQLRFWCQYWILVAVLTICERIGDTFISWVPMYSEAKLAFFIYLWYPKTKGTTYVYDSFFRPYVAKHEPEIDRNLLELRTRAGDIAVLYWQKAATYGQTRVFDILQYVAAQSTTSPRPTQQPSTARVRQPPYTDSQPAAATEPRAEDPSATSNTSSQLQKVAAEEPSTVAASLKSQKSNSMPENTNQSVPAEEESMQNVAIAPSSSSANADENPPLEDTIMEESIRVTRARLRNNRSAGIR, encoded by the exons ATGATAGGATCTTTTATTACGAGGGTACTTGT GATGGTTTTTGGCTATGCCTTCCCAGCCTATGAGTGCTATAAGGCAGTTGAAAAGAATAGACCAGAAATTGAACAGCTTCGCTTTTGGTGCCAGTACTG GATTTTGGTAGCTGTTTTGACAATATGTGAGAGGATTGGTGATACTTTTATTTCTTG GGTCCCAATGTATAGTGAAGCTAAGTTGGCATTTTTCATATACTTGTGGTACCCGAAAACTAAG GGAACAACATATGTGTACGATTCTTTCTTTAGACCGTATGTTGCAAAACATGAGCCAGAAATTGATCGCAACTTATTGGAACTAAGGACAAGGGCAGGAGACATCGCAGTTTTGTATTGGCAAAAAGCTGCTACCTATGGCCAGACTAGAGTATTTGACATTTTGCAGTATGTTGCAGCCCAATCAACAACTTCGCCACGCCCTACTCAG CAACCATCAACTGCGAGGGTGCGTCAACCCCCATATACTGATAGCCAACCAGCGGCTGCAACAGAACCACGagctgaagatccatctgctaCCTCTAACACATCAAGTCAGCTCCAGAAAGTAGCAGCAGAGGAACCCTCTACTGTAGCAGCAAGTTTAAAGAGTCAGAAGTCCAATTCTATGCCTGAAAATACCAACCAATCCGTACCTGCCGAGGAAGAGTCAATGCAGAATGTAGCAATAGCACCTTCATCCTCTTCTGCAAATGCAGATGAGAACCCTCCCTTGGAAGATACCATAATGGAAGAAAGTATTAGGGTTACACGAGCTAGACTTAGAAACAATCGATCAGCTGGAATCCGTTAG
- the LOC108341948 gene encoding transcription factor E2FC isoform X1: protein MSTSGQDHHQSHDPSHPSQFKFHLLHSPSHISPLPHYLFPNFFPSQRYENSHRSNLEVVPPPVQTQSTERGKQNGKSKLSRNTKSGTHRPSADSPNLTAVNNCRYDSSLGLLTKKFVSLIQDARDGTLDLNKTAEILEVQKRRIYDITNVLEGVGLIEKTSKNHIQWKGCDGLGPRELENQINGLKAEVESLYARECELDDCIRKKQELLRNLEESESSQKYLFLTKEEILSLPCFQNQEIIAIKAPKASFIEVPDPDEESVFRQRQYKMIVRSATGPIYLYLLSKDDCKYEDDSVKRVKLMDPSWNSEQCIKRGVGLLESHDDKQNTSESFNFHESQASGIQEITPTDFEMEDDYWFQSDPGVRLTQLWENEPILPIDELPDY, encoded by the exons ATGTCGACTTCCGGCCAGGATCATCATCAATCCCACGACCCTTCTCATCCATCTCAATTTAAATTCCACCTGCTGCACTCCCCTTCTCACATTTCTCCCCTTCCCCATTATCTTTTTCCCAATTTCTTC CCGAGTCAAAGATATGAAAATAGTCACAGAAGTAATCTCGAAGTGGTTCCCCCTCCAGTTCAAACCCAGTCTACCGAAAGAGGAAAGCAAAATGGTAAATCAAAACTTTCTAGAAACACAAAATCTGGGACTCACAGACCTAGTGCCG aTTCTCCTAATTTAACTGCGGTTAACAACTGTCGTTATGACAGTTCCTTAG GACTGTTGACAAAGAAATTTGTGAGCTTGATCCAAGATGCTAGGGATGGCACCCTTGATCTTAACAAAACCGCTGAGATCTTGGAG GTTCAGAAAAGGAGAATCTATGACATTACAAATGTTCTTGAAGGAGTAGGATTGATAGAGAAAACTTCAAAAAATCATATACAGTGGAa GGGATGTGATGGACTTGGGCCACGAGAACTGGAGAACCAAATAAACGGTCTAAAG GCTGAAGTTGAAAGTCTATATGCCAGGGAATGCGAACTTGATGATTGTATAAG GAAAAAACAGGAGCTTCTAAGAAACCTAGAGGAAAGTGAAAGCTCTCAGAA GTACCTTTTTTTGACCAAGGAAGAGATTCTTAGTCTTCCATGCTTCCag AATCAAGAAATTATAGCAATCAAGGCTCCAAAAGCTAGTTTCATCGAGGTCCCTGATCCTGATGAG GAATCAGTTTTCCGGCAAAGGCAGTACAAAATGATTGTTAGAAGCGCCACTGGACCAATATATTTGTACCTCTTGAG CAAGGACGACTGCAAGTATGAAGATGATAGTGTCAAACGGGTGAAATTAATGGATCCATCATGGAACAGTGAGCAATGCATAAAGAGAGGTGTGGGATTATTAGAAAGCCACGACGATAAACAAAATACTTCTGAAAGTTTCAATTTTCATGAATCACAGGCATCTGGAATTCAAGAAATAACTCCCACTGATTTTGAA ATGGAAGATGACTACTGGTTTCAGTCAGATCCTGGAGTAAGGCTAACACAACTGTGGG AAAATGAACCAATTTTGCCTATAGACGAGCTACCAGACTATTAA
- the LOC108341948 gene encoding transcription factor E2FC isoform X2 gives MSTSGQDHHQSHDPSHPSQFKFHLLHSPSHISPLPHYLFPNFFPSQRYENSHRSNLEVVPPPVQTQSTERGKQNDSPNLTAVNNCRYDSSLGLLTKKFVSLIQDARDGTLDLNKTAEILEVQKRRIYDITNVLEGVGLIEKTSKNHIQWKGCDGLGPRELENQINGLKAEVESLYARECELDDCIRKKQELLRNLEESESSQKYLFLTKEEILSLPCFQNQEIIAIKAPKASFIEVPDPDEESVFRQRQYKMIVRSATGPIYLYLLSKDDCKYEDDSVKRVKLMDPSWNSEQCIKRGVGLLESHDDKQNTSESFNFHESQASGIQEITPTDFEMEDDYWFQSDPGVRLTQLWENEPILPIDELPDY, from the exons ATGTCGACTTCCGGCCAGGATCATCATCAATCCCACGACCCTTCTCATCCATCTCAATTTAAATTCCACCTGCTGCACTCCCCTTCTCACATTTCTCCCCTTCCCCATTATCTTTTTCCCAATTTCTTC CCGAGTCAAAGATATGAAAATAGTCACAGAAGTAATCTCGAAGTGGTTCCCCCTCCAGTTCAAACCCAGTCTACCGAAAGAGGAAAGCAAAATG aTTCTCCTAATTTAACTGCGGTTAACAACTGTCGTTATGACAGTTCCTTAG GACTGTTGACAAAGAAATTTGTGAGCTTGATCCAAGATGCTAGGGATGGCACCCTTGATCTTAACAAAACCGCTGAGATCTTGGAG GTTCAGAAAAGGAGAATCTATGACATTACAAATGTTCTTGAAGGAGTAGGATTGATAGAGAAAACTTCAAAAAATCATATACAGTGGAa GGGATGTGATGGACTTGGGCCACGAGAACTGGAGAACCAAATAAACGGTCTAAAG GCTGAAGTTGAAAGTCTATATGCCAGGGAATGCGAACTTGATGATTGTATAAG GAAAAAACAGGAGCTTCTAAGAAACCTAGAGGAAAGTGAAAGCTCTCAGAA GTACCTTTTTTTGACCAAGGAAGAGATTCTTAGTCTTCCATGCTTCCag AATCAAGAAATTATAGCAATCAAGGCTCCAAAAGCTAGTTTCATCGAGGTCCCTGATCCTGATGAG GAATCAGTTTTCCGGCAAAGGCAGTACAAAATGATTGTTAGAAGCGCCACTGGACCAATATATTTGTACCTCTTGAG CAAGGACGACTGCAAGTATGAAGATGATAGTGTCAAACGGGTGAAATTAATGGATCCATCATGGAACAGTGAGCAATGCATAAAGAGAGGTGTGGGATTATTAGAAAGCCACGACGATAAACAAAATACTTCTGAAAGTTTCAATTTTCATGAATCACAGGCATCTGGAATTCAAGAAATAACTCCCACTGATTTTGAA ATGGAAGATGACTACTGGTTTCAGTCAGATCCTGGAGTAAGGCTAACACAACTGTGGG AAAATGAACCAATTTTGCCTATAGACGAGCTACCAGACTATTAA
- the LOC108341909 gene encoding putative HVA22-like protein g isoform X2: MVFGYAFPAYECYKAVEKNRPEIEQLRFWCQYWILVAVLTICERIGDTFISWVPMYSEAKLAFFIYLWYPKTKGTTYVYDSFFRPYVAKHEPEIDRNLLELRTRAGDIAVLYWQKAATYGQTRVFDILQYVAAQSTTSPRPTQQPSTARVRQPPYTDSQPAAATEPRAEDPSATSNTSSQLQKVAAEEPSTVAASLKSQKSNSMPENTNQSVPAEEESMQNVAIAPSSSSANADENPPLEDTIMEESIRVTRARLRNNRSAGIR, encoded by the exons ATGGTTTTTGGCTATGCCTTCCCAGCCTATGAGTGCTATAAGGCAGTTGAAAAGAATAGACCAGAAATTGAACAGCTTCGCTTTTGGTGCCAGTACTG GATTTTGGTAGCTGTTTTGACAATATGTGAGAGGATTGGTGATACTTTTATTTCTTG GGTCCCAATGTATAGTGAAGCTAAGTTGGCATTTTTCATATACTTGTGGTACCCGAAAACTAAG GGAACAACATATGTGTACGATTCTTTCTTTAGACCGTATGTTGCAAAACATGAGCCAGAAATTGATCGCAACTTATTGGAACTAAGGACAAGGGCAGGAGACATCGCAGTTTTGTATTGGCAAAAAGCTGCTACCTATGGCCAGACTAGAGTATTTGACATTTTGCAGTATGTTGCAGCCCAATCAACAACTTCGCCACGCCCTACTCAG CAACCATCAACTGCGAGGGTGCGTCAACCCCCATATACTGATAGCCAACCAGCGGCTGCAACAGAACCACGagctgaagatccatctgctaCCTCTAACACATCAAGTCAGCTCCAGAAAGTAGCAGCAGAGGAACCCTCTACTGTAGCAGCAAGTTTAAAGAGTCAGAAGTCCAATTCTATGCCTGAAAATACCAACCAATCCGTACCTGCCGAGGAAGAGTCAATGCAGAATGTAGCAATAGCACCTTCATCCTCTTCTGCAAATGCAGATGAGAACCCTCCCTTGGAAGATACCATAATGGAAGAAAGTATTAGGGTTACACGAGCTAGACTTAGAAACAATCGATCAGCTGGAATCCGTTAG
- the LOC108343098 gene encoding endoglucanase 2, with protein sequence MGEKSKSKGGCCGWFIAFVVLAIVVGAIVFTVKKKFGHSGSDKAAPVPGPPGAVDQKYATALKTSLQFFDVQKSGELVDNKIPWRGDSGLKDGSQAKLDLTKGMYDAGDHMKFGLPLAYTATVLSWAILEYGDQMDHVGQLDSAQDSLKWITDYLINAHPSADVLYIQVGDPVADHKCWERPEEMTEARPLTQVNASHPGSDIAAETAAAMASASLVFKKSNSSYSSTLLKHAKQLFTFADKNRGYYSESIPEVQTYYNSTGYGDELLWAASWLYHATGDDSYLEFVTGQDGEDYAEWGSTSWFSWDNKHAGTQVLLARLSFFKAKGISNSYGSGLQSYKKTAEAVMCSLLPDSPTATENRTEDGLIWVTEWNSLQHPVASAFLAVIYSDYMLTSQTPNLKCDSDSFTPSDLRDFAKSQADYVLGKNPMGMSFLVGYGDKFPQFVHHRGASIPADAKTGCKDGFQWLDSSDPNPNVATGALVGGPFKNGTFIDSRNNFMQTEPSTYNSAVIVGLLSSLVTTSSVVQSFT encoded by the exons ATGGGAGAAAAATCGAAGTCCAAAGGAGGGTGTTGCGGTTGGTTCATCGCATTTGTCGTTCTGGCCATCGTCGTCGGTGCTATTGTTTTTACCGTCAAGAAGAAATTCGGTCATTCCGGTTCTGATAAAGCTGCTCCAGTTCCCGGTCCCCCTGGCGCCGTTGATCAAAAATACGCCACTGCACTAAAAACCTCACTGCAATTCTTCGATGTTCAAAAAT CTGGGGAGTTAGTCGACAATAAAATACCTTGGAGAGGGGATTCGGGTCTTAAGGATGGGAGCCAAGCGAAGCTGGATCTCACAAAAGGAATGTATGATGCTGGGGATCACATGAAATTTGGTTTGCCGTTGGCATATACGGCGACGGTGTTGTCTTGGGCCATTCTGGAATATGGAGATCAAATGGATCACGTTGGCCAGTTAGACTCGGCTCAAGATTCGCTCAAGTGGATCACTGATTATCTCATCAATGCTCACCCTTCTGCTGATGTTCTTTACATTCAG GTGGGTGATCCTGTTGCAGATCACAAGTGTTGGGAAAGACCAGAAGAAATGACTGAAGCTCGACCACTCACACAAGTGAATGCATCTCATCCTGGATCAGACATTGCAGCAGAAACTGCAGCTGCCATGGCCTCAGCATCTTTGGTCTTTAAAAAGTCTAATTCTTCGTATTCAAGCACACTCCTCAAGCATGCAAAACAGTTGTTCACTTTTGCTGACAAAAATAGGGGATATTATAGTGAGAGTATACCTGAAGTTCAGACATATTATAACTCAACTGGATATGGTGATGAGCTTTTATGGGCTGCTAGCTGGCTCTATCATGCTACGGGTGATGATTCTTACCTTGAGTTTGTGACTGGCCAAGATGGAGAAGACTATGCTGAATGGGGAAGCACAAGCTGGTTCAGTTGGGATAACAAGCATGCTGGAACTCAg GTTTTGTTAGCTAGATTAAGCTTTTTTAAGGCAAAGGGCATTTCAAATTCGTATGGCTCTGGGCTCCAAAGTTACAAGAAAACAGCCGAGGCTGTAATGTGTAGCCTTCTTCCGGATTCACCAACAGCCACAGAAAACAGAACAGAGG ATGGTCTTATATGGGTGACCGAATGGAACTCTTTGCAACATCCTGTTGCATCTGCGTTCTTAGCTGTTATTTACAGTGACTATATGCTAACATCGCAGACACCAAATCTAAAATGTGATTCAGATTCCTTTACCCCATCAGATCTTCGAGACTTTGCCAAATCTCAG GCTGATTACGTGTTGGGCAAGAATCCTATGGGTATGAGTTTTCTGGTGGGTTACGGCGATAAATTCCCGCAATTCGTGCATCATAGGGGTGCTTCAATTCCTGCCGATGCAAAAACTGGGTGCAAGGATGGTTTCCAGTGGCTTGATTCATCTGATCCAAATCCCAATGTAGCTACTGGAGCACTTGTTGGTGGACCCTTCAAGAATGGGACTTTCATTGATTCCAGGAACAATTTCATGCAAACAGAACCAAGCACGTACAATAGTGCTGTCATAGTCGGTCTCCTATCAAGTTTAGTCACCACGTCTTCTGTTGTTCAATCCTTTACCTAA